The following DNA comes from Chitinophaga nivalis.
ACCGCCACTTCCTGTTCGTGTCCTTCATAAGCTTTTACCTTAAAGGAGGTACCGAGTACCCTGGTCTGCATATTTCCCGACCGGATGTTAAAGGGATGGGCTTCATCCTGTTTCACGTCGAAAAATGCTTCTCCCTGCAGCACTACATCCCGGCCCGTTTCAGGATAAGTTGCCGGGTATTTCAGGCTGCTGCCTGCCGCCAGGAAAACAACCGTACTATCTGGCAGGGCGTATCTTACAGGACTTCCTATAGGATTCACTTTTTCCACATATTGCACCTCCTCTATATCTTGTATACGGTTCTTTTTAATTTGCCATACGGCAAATCCAGCCAGTATCAATAAGCCTGTCCATACGGCAGCATATCGGAATATTTTAAGCCGATGGATGCTGGTTCTCCTGTCATCGGCAAAAGAGCGATGCTGGTTTTCATGCGCTGCTATCCGCTGCTGCACTTCCTCCAGACGGCTACGAATCACCTCCTTCATCACAGGATCGGGTTCCTCCGGGTTATTCCATGCCGACAATTCCCGTTGCCGCAGGAGCTCATCCAACAGGTACTGCCCTTCCTGGCTGTCTAGTATAATTCCGGCCAGGGTAAGTTCCTCTGCTGAACAAACACCATCCAGGAATTTTTCCAACAAGCGCTTTTCTGCTGCTTCCATTTTTTGTTGTTGCTTTTAATTTATGTTGAGGGAAAATAGAAAGTTCACCTGTCCGGCTGCCTATATTT
Coding sequences within:
- a CDS encoding FecR family protein, which produces MEAAEKRLLEKFLDGVCSAEELTLAGIILDSQEGQYLLDELLRQRELSAWNNPEEPDPVMKEVIRSRLEEVQQRIAAHENQHRSFADDRRTSIHRLKIFRYAAVWTGLLILAGFAVWQIKKNRIQDIEEVQYVEKVNPIGSPVRYALPDSTVVFLAAGSSLKYPATYPETGRDVVLQGEAFFDVKQDEAHPFNIRSGNMQTRVLGTSFKVKAYEGHEQEVAVITGKVSVSAIQEEKATALALLTPGLKVTYNPKTGKATRREFDVNGITAWKAGGLVFTDMTMGQVAIELERRYGIEVIFKEANISGNIVSGTFSANEPVTDILDMLGFVGKFTYKYTHDGKIFTIQSMNKH